Genomic segment of Mycobacterium botniense:
CTCCCGGGCGCGGCAATGTGTTCGCCCGGCTGCCGGGCGAACACAGATCCCGCGGCGCTCTGCTGGTCCATGGTCACCTCGACGTCGTGCCGGCCGAGGCGGCCGAGTGGAGCGTACACCCGTTCTCCGGCGCGATCGAAAACGGCTACGTCTGGGGGCGTGGTGCGGTCGACATGAAAAACATGGTCGGCATGATGATCGTGGTGGCCCGGCATTTCCGGCGGGCCGGTATCGTGCCACCCCGCGACCTGCTGTTCGCGTTCCTCGCCGATGAAGAACACGGCGGCAAGTACGGGTCGCAGTGGCTGGTCGACAACCGGCCGGACCTGTTCGAGGGGGTTACCGAGGCGATCGGAGAAGTCGGCGGGTTTTCCCTGACGGTGCCGTGCCGCGACGGCGGCGAGCGGCGCCTGTACCTGATCGAGACGGCTGAGAAGGGGCTGCAGTGGATGCGGCTCACCGCGCGCAGGGCGGCGGGCCACGGTTCGATGGTGCACGATCACAACGCGGTCACCGATGTCGCCGAGGCGGTGGCCCGGCTGGGCCGGCATCGGTTTCCGCTGGTGCTCACCGACACCGTTGTCCAGTTCCTCGCCGCTGTCAGCGACGAGACCGGCCACCGGCTGGACAGCGGATCCTCCGATGTGGAGGGGGAGATCGACAAATTGGGTCCCGTCGCGCGCATCGTCAAAGCCACACTGCGCGATACCGTCAACCCGACGATGCTGCGTGCAGGCTACAAAGCCAACGTGGTGCCGGCGACAGCGGAAGCCGTGCTGGACTGCCGCGTGCTGCCCGGGCGGCAAGCGGCGTTCGAGGCCGAAGTCGACGAGCTGATCGGTCCCGACGTGACCCGTGAGTGGATCAGGAACCTGCCGCCGTATCAGACCGGCTTCGACGGCGATCTGGTCGACGCCATGAACGCCGCGGTGCTGGCCGTGGACCCCGGCGCCCGGACGGTGCCCTACATGCTTTCCGGGGGCACGGATGCGAAAGCCTTTGCTCGGCTGGGTATTCGCTGCTTCGGTTTCGTGCCGCTGCGGTTGCCTCCGGAGCTGGATTTCGCCAGCCTGTTCCATGGTGTGGACGAGCGGGTACCCGTCGACGCGCTGAGGTTCGGCACCCAGGTGCTGGCACACTTCTTGACACACTGCTGATCGAGACGAGAGGACTGATCATGATCGCGCCGCCCGACCCCTACGCCAGACTGCCCAAGCTGCCGTCGTTCACCCTGACCTCCGACTCGATCACCGACGGTCAGCCCCTGGCCAGTCCGCAAATCAGCGGGATCATGGGCGCCGGAGGCCAAGATGTCAGCCCGCACCTGAGGTGGTCGGGATTTCCGGAGGAGACCCGCAGCTTCGCGGTCACCGTCTATGACCCTGATGCGCCGACCCTGTCCGGCTTCTGGCATTGGGCGGTCGCCAACCTGCCCGCATCGGTCACCGAGTTGCCCGAGGGGGTCGGCGACGGCCGTGAGCTGCCCGGCGGGGCACTGACACTGGTCAACGACGCGGGGATGCGACGCTATGTCGGTGCCGCGCCGCCACCGGGGCACGGTCCGCACCGCTACTACGTCACGGTGCATGCGGTGGGCGTCGAAAAGCTCGAGCTCAACGAGGACGCCAGCCCCGCGTATCTGGGATTTCAGCTGTTCCAGCATGCCATTGCGCGGGCAGTCATCTACGGGACGTACGAGCAGCGCTAGCCGGGCCGGGCGCGGTACCGGTGTCTAGTTCTGATGCGCGGCCGAGCCGACCGCCTCGGCAAGCGAAGCGAAACCGCCCATACGCAAACGCCGGGCGATGTCGTCGTGAATGTGCTTGGCCCACAAGCCTCCTCCGTAGACGAAACCGGTGTAGCCCTGCAGCAGTGACGCGCCCGCGGTGATGCGTTCCCAGGCATCGTCGGCGGTGTCGATCCCGCCGACACTGACCAGGACGATCCGATCGCCGACGCGGTGATAGAGCCGGCGCAGCACCTCGCTGGCCCGGTGGGCCAGCGGTACGCCCGAGACACCACCGTCGCCGAACCGGTCGATTCCGGGAGTAATCAGCCCGGCGCGTGACACGGTGGTGTTGGTGGCGACAATGCCGGCCAGCCCTAGTTCGACCGCCAGATCGGCGATGTCGTCGATATCAGCGTCGGGCAGATCCGGCCCGATCTTGACCAGTACCGGGGTAGAGGTCTCGGCCAGCACGGCCGACAGGATCGGGCGCAGCGCGTCGGCTGTCTGCAGATCGCGCAGCCCCGGCGTGTTGGGCGAGCTGACGTTGACCACCAGATAGCTCGCCAGCGGGCCGAGCAGCCGGGCGCTGGTCCGGTAGTCGTCGACGGCGTGTGCGGGTGGGGTGGTGCCGGACTTGCCGATGTTCACCCCGACCGGCACATCGGGGCGGTGGCGGGCGAGGCGGACCGCCAGGGCGCCCGCCCCGTCGTTGTTGAACCCCATCCGGTTGAGCAGGGCACGGTCGGCGGGCAGCCGGAACAGTCGCGGCCGGGGATTGCCCGGCTGGGGGCTTGGGGTGACGGTGCCCACCTCGGCGTAACCGAAACCCAGTGCGCCCCAGGTGTCTAGCCCGGTGCCGTTCTTGTCGAAGCCGGCCGCCAGCCCCAGCGGCCCGGCGAAGCGCACCCCGAATACCGTGTTGGCCAACACCGGATCCCGCGGCGCTAATAACCGGCGCAGGAGCCGGCGTACCGGGGCTGCCGCGGTGGCGGCGCGCAGCGCCGCGAAAACCAGCGTGTGGACGGGTTCGGGCGGCACCATGAACAACAGCCGGCGCAGCACGCCGTAGAACCGGTGCCCGGCAGGATCGCTCACCGTCACAGCTGGGGTTGGTCAGCGCACCGGTTGACGGGAGACTTCTTGCGGCGCAGCAACACTCGTCTGCTGCCGTCGTTGTAGAGGCGTACCCTGGTCAGTTCCCAGCCGCGGTACTCCGCCTCGATGGACAGCCGGGTGGAGGCGCTGATCCCGGTCATCTCCGGCGGCAGCCGCAACGGCACCCACTCATAGTCGTCGGACAGATCGGCGTGCCAGTCCGCGGGCAGCCTGCTCCACCGCGCCGCGGTCAACGAGAACCCGCCGCACACTCGACGACCTCGACCTCGGCGCCCGGCCTCGCGACGGAGAGCGTTTCGGATGCATCGTCGAAGGCCAGCGAGTTGGATTGCCGCACGGTTGGGTCATGTACCTTTTCGACAGGGTTCCCGGTGCTCCGATGGTAACCCGTCACGATAGTCGACCCGGTTCGGGATACCCATACTCGCTCGCGGACCCGGCTAGACAGGACGAGACGACAGTAGGGAGCCTGCCCGACGGGCCGGGCAGGCCGGCAGCAGCGGGTCGACACCGCACACCCGCAGCCGCCTCGCGCCGGTGGCGGGCCGGTATCACACAAACGCGGTCTGCCGCGCCTCGGCCCTGTCAGCGACACCCGGGGATGGGTAGAGGGTATGTTCACCGCATGATCGTCGCAGAAGGCCGCCAGCTCGCCGACCGGAATTTCGCGATTGAAGACATGTGGACCGGCGTCTTTTCCAGCAGGCTCTTCGCCAGTGGGTTCGGCCAGGTCGGCGACGGCCGCAGTTTCGCGTTTCGTGTTGACCAGCACTGGCTCCATGTGGAGATCTACCGGCCCCGGCTCAGCGGCCCGGTGCCGCGCGCCGAGGACGTGGTGGCGACGTCGAGGCGAACGCTGGTCCACGTTGACGTCAGCGATAAGCGCAGTCTGGCGGCGGCGGTGCGCGACGCGGTAGCCGCAGCGGAGCCGGTGTCACGCTAGATCCGCTCCGAAACCGGCGCGCACACCAGGTACGGTCGTCGTCGTGACTGCGGCCCCGGCGATGTCTTGGTGGCAGGTTGTCGGTTTGGCCGTGGTGCAAGGGCTCACCGAGTTTTTGCCGGTATCGTCCTCGGGACACCTGGCGATCGCATCGCGGGTGTTCTTCGGCGGTGACGCCGGCGCCTCGTTCACCGCGGTCACCCAATTAGGCACCGAGGCTGCCATTGTGGTCTACTTCGGCCGGGACATCACCCGCATCGTCACAGCCTGGTTAGCGGGTGTATTCCGGCCCCGTCGGCGCACCGCCGACTACCGCCTGGGCTGGTACGTCATCGTCGGGACCATACCGATCTGTGTGGCGGGCCTGGTGTTCACCGACGCCATACGGGCGGGCGTCCGCAGCCTGTGGGTGGTGGCAACGGCGCTGGTGGGGTTCTCGGGGGTGATCGCTTTGGCCGAGTACCTCGGCCGCCAAAACCGCCACGCGGGGCAGCTGTCGTGGCGAGACGCGTTCGTCGTGGGCCTGGCGCAGACGCTGGCGCTGGTACCGGGCGTCTCCCGCTCCGGTGCCACCATCAGCGCCGGTTTGTTCTTGGGTCTGGACCGTGAGCTGGCCGCCCGGTTCGGCTTTCTGCTCGCCATCCCGGCGGTTTTCGCCTCCGGATTGTTTTCTTTGCCCGACGCGTTTCACCCGGTCCGCGAGGGTATGAGCGCGACCGGTGCCCAGCTGCTGACCGCCACCCTGATCGCGTTTGGTGTCGGGTTCGCCGCGGTGGCGTGGTTGCTGCGATTTTTGGTGCGC
This window contains:
- a CDS encoding M20/M25/M40 family metallo-hydrolase translates to MVGKATVAVPAGAPDDDVVDVVSRLIRFDTTNTGEPETTKGEAECAQWVARQLDEVGYQTEYVESGAPGRGNVFARLPGEHRSRGALLVHGHLDVVPAEAAEWSVHPFSGAIENGYVWGRGAVDMKNMVGMMIVVARHFRRAGIVPPRDLLFAFLADEEHGGKYGSQWLVDNRPDLFEGVTEAIGEVGGFSLTVPCRDGGERRLYLIETAEKGLQWMRLTARRAAGHGSMVHDHNAVTDVAEAVARLGRHRFPLVLTDTVVQFLAAVSDETGHRLDSGSSDVEGEIDKLGPVARIVKATLRDTVNPTMLRAGYKANVVPATAEAVLDCRVLPGRQAAFEAEVDELIGPDVTREWIRNLPPYQTGFDGDLVDAMNAAVLAVDPGARTVPYMLSGGTDAKAFARLGIRCFGFVPLRLPPELDFASLFHGVDERVPVDALRFGTQVLAHFLTHC
- a CDS encoding YbhB/YbcL family Raf kinase inhibitor-like protein yields the protein MIAPPDPYARLPKLPSFTLTSDSITDGQPLASPQISGIMGAGGQDVSPHLRWSGFPEETRSFAVTVYDPDAPTLSGFWHWAVANLPASVTELPEGVGDGRELPGGALTLVNDAGMRRYVGAAPPPGHGPHRYYVTVHAVGVEKLELNEDASPAYLGFQLFQHAIARAVIYGTYEQR
- a CDS encoding quinone-dependent dihydroorotate dehydrogenase — protein: MSDPAGHRFYGVLRRLLFMVPPEPVHTLVFAALRAATAAAPVRRLLRRLLAPRDPVLANTVFGVRFAGPLGLAAGFDKNGTGLDTWGALGFGYAEVGTVTPSPQPGNPRPRLFRLPADRALLNRMGFNNDGAGALAVRLARHRPDVPVGVNIGKSGTTPPAHAVDDYRTSARLLGPLASYLVVNVSSPNTPGLRDLQTADALRPILSAVLAETSTPVLVKIGPDLPDADIDDIADLAVELGLAGIVATNTTVSRAGLITPGIDRFGDGGVSGVPLAHRASEVLRRLYHRVGDRIVLVSVGGIDTADDAWERITAGASLLQGYTGFVYGGGLWAKHIHDDIARRLRMGGFASLAEAVGSAAHQN
- a CDS encoding DUF5703 family protein, translated to MTAARWSRLPADWHADLSDDYEWVPLRLPPEMTGISASTRLSIEAEYRGWELTRVRLYNDGSRRVLLRRKKSPVNRCADQPQL
- a CDS encoding undecaprenyl-diphosphate phosphatase, which codes for MSWWQVVGLAVVQGLTEFLPVSSSGHLAIASRVFFGGDAGASFTAVTQLGTEAAIVVYFGRDITRIVTAWLAGVFRPRRRTADYRLGWYVIVGTIPICVAGLVFTDAIRAGVRSLWVVATALVGFSGVIALAEYLGRQNRHAGQLSWRDAFVVGLAQTLALVPGVSRSGATISAGLFLGLDRELAARFGFLLAIPAVFASGLFSLPDAFHPVREGMSATGAQLLTATLIAFGVGFAAVAWLLRFLVRHAMYWFVAYRVAVGVGVFILLGSGTLAAT